The following coding sequences lie in one Phyllopteryx taeniolatus isolate TA_2022b chromosome 4, UOR_Ptae_1.2, whole genome shotgun sequence genomic window:
- the timm29 gene encoding mitochondrial import inner membrane translocase subunit Tim29 produces MLLTAASLIEKRFVLDMAFRLMARRMFSAIGETSISRHSKSRWEKLKNSKAGIWSCSLTSDYKEACLAMVVGIREHLVKSSIYMTMLGGAFIGFFSKPDYSSFEVALLECSNQLCLLSSWVRNATSDSHVQSLLKLRNEGRLRHVNLGMLSLVHCVDHTPDSTLYEAQCSSLSVLWREFPRCVMDVGFAGHWWILDSKMTNYDVNEDEFMYLPVHMRLASPATVQVVKSNERLHKESWFALKLEAEEKETIVH; encoded by the exons ATGCTACTTACTGCTGCCAGTCTGATCGAAAAAAGATTTGTACTAGATATGGCGTTCCGTTTGATGGCCAGGAGGATGTTTAGTGCTATAGGAGAAACCTCAATCTCTCGTCACTCCAAGAGTCGCtgggaaaaactgaaaaatagtAAAGCAG GTATATGGAGCTGCAGTCTGACATCTGACTACAAAGAGGCGTGTCTCGCTATGGTAGTTGGCATCCGGGAGCATCTTGTAAAATCATCCATTTACATGACCATGCTTGGAGGTGCTTTCATCGGTTTCTTCTCAAAGCCTGATTACTCATCTTTTGAGGTTGCCCTCCTTGAGTGCTCCAATCAGCTGTGTCTGCTGTCATCATGGGTCCGCAATGCAACCTCTGACAGCCATGTGCAGAGTCTGCTTAAGCTTCGCAATGAGGGCCGTCTGCGCCATGTCAACCTGGGAATGCTCTCTTTGGTTCATTGTGTTGACCATACCCCTGACAGCACACTGTATGAAGCTCAGTGTTCGAGTTTGTCAGTTCTCTGGAGAGAGTTCCCTAGATGTGTAATGGATGTCGGCTTTGCTGGCCACTGGTGGATCCTGGACTCAAAGATGACCAACTATGATGTTAATGAAGATGAGTTCATGTACCTACCAGTGCATATGCGGCTAGCATCACCAGCCACTGTTCAGGTGGTGAAATCAAATGAGCGACTGCACAAAGAGTCCTGGTTTGCACTGAAGTTGGAAGCTGAGGAGAAAGAAACCAttgtgcactga